Proteins found in one Syngnathus acus chromosome 9, fSynAcu1.2, whole genome shotgun sequence genomic segment:
- the lysmd3 gene encoding lysM and putative peptidoglycan-binding domain-containing protein 3 isoform X2 — protein sequence MTSRGQHYGFQSATVVQPSNGGHAYLFGTTGSENEQSEEDGELRPRGRERNRRSTSKERMDDIVYLTRDIQEGDTLNSIALQYHCSVADLKRSNNLLTEQDFFALRSVKIPVKRFSMLTETHNTGPHKAASPAESRRPTQISAGTALHIESSTDSSSTDSVEGFLMEKDKDIEQLVKSTGPSRSGLNEVVSSLTLQMKPGKTEYKLTAKKDPYYGADWGMRWWTAVVIMLVVGIITPVFYLLYYEVLMKAEAGHHESPADVPGHVLYTHDHDHVHLDRSHAGAGASQNAGDVPHQAPQGLKLNSAPRGKT from the exons ATGACTAGTCGAGGTCAGCACTATGGCTTCCAGTCGGCCACGGTGGTTCAACCCTCCAATGGAGGTCACGCCTACCTGTTCGGGACCACCGGTTCCGAGAATGAACAGTCCGAGGAGGATGGCGAGCTGCGGCCGCGTGGCAGGGAGAGGAATCGGAGGAGCACCTCCAAGGAGAGGATGGATGACATTGTCTACCTGACCAGAGACATCCAGgagggggacaccctgaacagCATCGCCTTGCAATATCATTGCTCA GTGGCCGATTTAAAGCGCTCAAACAACCTCCTGACCGAGCAAGACTTTTTCGCCCTGCGATCTGTGAAGATCCCCGTCAAGCGCTTCAGCATGCTGACGGAAACTCACAACACTGGACCCCACAAAGCCGCCTCTCCCGCCGAATCCCGACGCCCGACCCAGATCTCGGCCGGCACTGCCCTCCATATCGAGTCGTCTACGGACTCCTCCTCCACGGACAGCGTGGAAGGCTTTCTCATGGAGAAGGACAAGGACATCGAGCAACTAGTGAAATCAACGGGGCCGTCCAGGAGCGGCCTCAACGAGGTTGTGTCCTCGTTGACGCTCCAGATGAAGCCGGGGAAAACCGAGTACAAACTGACGGCAAAAAAGGACCCTTATTACGGAGCCGACTGGGGCATGAGGTGGTGGACGGCGGTGGTCATCATGCTGGTGGTTGGCATCATCACGCCCGTTTTCTACCTACTGTACTATGAAGTTCTAATGAAAGCTGAAGCGGGCCACCACGAGAGCCCCGCGGATGTTCCCGGCCACGTGCTTTACACACACGACCACGATCACGTTCACCTAGATCGGAGTCACGCCGGAGCCGGAGCCTCGCAAAATGCTGGAGACGTGCCTCACCAAGCCCCGCAAGGACTCAAATTAAACAGCGCACCGCGTGGAAAGACATGA
- the lysmd3 gene encoding lysM and putative peptidoglycan-binding domain-containing protein 3 isoform X1 yields MQGKVKMTSRGQHYGFQSATVVQPSNGGHAYLFGTTGSENEQSEEDGELRPRGRERNRRSTSKERMDDIVYLTRDIQEGDTLNSIALQYHCSVADLKRSNNLLTEQDFFALRSVKIPVKRFSMLTETHNTGPHKAASPAESRRPTQISAGTALHIESSTDSSSTDSVEGFLMEKDKDIEQLVKSTGPSRSGLNEVVSSLTLQMKPGKTEYKLTAKKDPYYGADWGMRWWTAVVIMLVVGIITPVFYLLYYEVLMKAEAGHHESPADVPGHVLYTHDHDHVHLDRSHAGAGASQNAGDVPHQAPQGLKLNSAPRGKT; encoded by the exons ATGCAAGGGAAAG TGAAAATGACTAGTCGAGGTCAGCACTATGGCTTCCAGTCGGCCACGGTGGTTCAACCCTCCAATGGAGGTCACGCCTACCTGTTCGGGACCACCGGTTCCGAGAATGAACAGTCCGAGGAGGATGGCGAGCTGCGGCCGCGTGGCAGGGAGAGGAATCGGAGGAGCACCTCCAAGGAGAGGATGGATGACATTGTCTACCTGACCAGAGACATCCAGgagggggacaccctgaacagCATCGCCTTGCAATATCATTGCTCA GTGGCCGATTTAAAGCGCTCAAACAACCTCCTGACCGAGCAAGACTTTTTCGCCCTGCGATCTGTGAAGATCCCCGTCAAGCGCTTCAGCATGCTGACGGAAACTCACAACACTGGACCCCACAAAGCCGCCTCTCCCGCCGAATCCCGACGCCCGACCCAGATCTCGGCCGGCACTGCCCTCCATATCGAGTCGTCTACGGACTCCTCCTCCACGGACAGCGTGGAAGGCTTTCTCATGGAGAAGGACAAGGACATCGAGCAACTAGTGAAATCAACGGGGCCGTCCAGGAGCGGCCTCAACGAGGTTGTGTCCTCGTTGACGCTCCAGATGAAGCCGGGGAAAACCGAGTACAAACTGACGGCAAAAAAGGACCCTTATTACGGAGCCGACTGGGGCATGAGGTGGTGGACGGCGGTGGTCATCATGCTGGTGGTTGGCATCATCACGCCCGTTTTCTACCTACTGTACTATGAAGTTCTAATGAAAGCTGAAGCGGGCCACCACGAGAGCCCCGCGGATGTTCCCGGCCACGTGCTTTACACACACGACCACGATCACGTTCACCTAGATCGGAGTCACGCCGGAGCCGGAGCCTCGCAAAATGCTGGAGACGTGCCTCACCAAGCCCCGCAAGGACTCAAATTAAACAGCGCACCGCGTGGAAAGACATGA
- the polr3g gene encoding DNA-directed RNA polymerase III subunit RPC7 — protein MAGKGRGVAAFTFNIDALGIGRGNMPEARVGPHPLFPPTDFKPVPLKVGEDEDYMLALKQEMRGAMQRKPHNIKFHSNKADVEKYTERYLKQKQINDDEWTPDWNVFPKELMPQKKTRVKAVAKKKSVKISSKAAADVLTKLDELEKKDDAAKSDEEKPKDKENEDGEDIEEEQYEEEEVEDNDYIESYFDNGEDFGAGSDDNMDGEATY, from the exons ATGGCGGGGAAGGGTCGTGGGGTGGCTGCGTTCACCTTCAACATTGACGCACTGGGCATTGGCAGGGGCAACATGCCAGAAGCCAGGGTGGGGCCCCATCCACTCTTTCCA CCCACAGACTTCAAGCCAGTCCCCCTGAAGGTTGGCGAGGATGAGGACTACATGCTGGCTCTCAAACAGGAGATGAGAGGAGCCATGCAGCGGAAGCCTCACAACATCAAGTTTCATTCCAATAAGGCGG ATGTGGAGAAATACACTGAGAGGTACTTGAAGCAGAAACAGATAAATGATGACGAATGGACACCag ATTGGAATGTCTTCCCAAAGGAATTGATGCCCCAGAAGAAAACCAGGGTGAAAGcag ttgctaaaaagaaaagtgtgaaGATATCCAGCAAAGCTGCAGCAGACGTCTTGACCAAATTGGAT GAGCTGGAAAAGAAAGATGACGCTGCCAAATCAGATGAGGAGAAACCAAaggacaaagaaaatgaagatggTGAGGACATTGAAGAAGAACaatatgaagaagaagaagttgAG GACAATGACTACATCGAAAGCTATTTTGACAATGGCGAAGACTTTGGCGCAGGCAGTGACGACAATATGGATGGTGAAGCAACATATTGA